A single Oleidesulfovibrio alaskensis DSM 16109 DNA region contains:
- a CDS encoding DNA polymerase III subunit delta', with product MSAQGETLCAPHASDIIAPALSSRHDRVRGYLERLAGSVPQVLLLEGGTPREREAVALWWAARLNCAGTGAPCLSCAVCTQFATRNNRDMFYLDGAQGSIKIDDVRAVRAVLGEPPRGRYRVVVLAEAQSLGIEAANALLKSLEEPRPGTSFVLLAPQRERLLPTLVSRSWVLTLAWPDGGACDPAVQEWADALAGFVSGEEGWFARTGAKGSIDQGTALQLVAFLQRQLALALTGRGASSFARLLVSRLDTAAMRRLDEALAECQDSLIYNVNPALVLDWLATRLFAWARTSRRA from the coding sequence GTGTCCGCTCAGGGTGAAACGCTCTGTGCGCCGCATGCCTCTGATATCATAGCCCCGGCCCTGTCGTCGCGTCACGACAGGGTGCGGGGCTATCTTGAGCGGCTTGCCGGCTCTGTGCCGCAGGTGCTGCTGCTGGAAGGCGGCACCCCCCGCGAACGCGAGGCCGTGGCGCTGTGGTGGGCCGCGCGTCTCAACTGCGCGGGGACCGGTGCGCCCTGCCTTTCCTGCGCTGTCTGCACCCAGTTTGCCACGCGCAACAACCGCGATATGTTTTATCTGGACGGTGCGCAGGGTTCCATCAAGATTGATGATGTGCGCGCCGTGCGTGCCGTGCTGGGCGAACCTCCCAGAGGCCGCTACCGTGTGGTTGTGCTGGCCGAGGCTCAGTCGCTGGGCATAGAGGCCGCCAATGCCCTTCTTAAATCGCTGGAAGAACCCCGTCCCGGAACCAGTTTTGTTCTGCTGGCCCCGCAGCGTGAGCGTCTGCTGCCGACTCTTGTTTCCCGCAGCTGGGTGCTGACTCTGGCCTGGCCGGACGGCGGCGCCTGCGACCCTGCCGTGCAGGAATGGGCCGATGCCCTTGCCGGTTTTGTGTCAGGCGAAGAGGGCTGGTTTGCCCGCACCGGTGCCAAGGGCAGCATCGATCAGGGAACTGCGTTGCAGCTGGTGGCATTTCTGCAGCGCCAGCTTGCCCTGGCTCTCACCGGCCGCGGGGCGTCTTCGTTTGCCCGCCTGCTTGTCTCGCGCCTTGATACCGCCGCCATGCGCCGTCTGGATGAAGCGCTGGCGGAGTGTCAGGACTCTCTCATTTACAATGTGAATCCCGCTCTTGTCCTTGACTGGCTGGCAACGCGCCTTTTCGCATGGGCGCGTACGTCCCGCCGCGCTTGA
- a CDS encoding response regulator, whose product MAEQVARTVLLVEDSPVQTRIIQNHIETLTPFRVVTASSLQETRDVLETRSALAGANPEEGLFIAVVDLNLPDAPDGEAADACIAAGVPSVVLTASFDEGVRARFFDRSVVDYFLKGSVRDMDPMVAALVRVFRNQWVRALVVDDSRTARHQMAHLLEVQRFQVLQAENGREALEIIEAGNNIGLVITDDNMPRMTGVELVSELRQRYRPDEMGLIGVSAAGSGPLTARFLKNGASDFLTKPFEVEEFYWRVNQTMDKLDMMRELMAFRKGRA is encoded by the coding sequence ATGGCTGAACAGGTTGCCCGTACGGTGCTGCTGGTAGAAGACAGCCCCGTGCAGACACGGATAATCCAGAATCATATTGAAACGTTGACCCCCTTCCGCGTGGTGACGGCATCTTCGCTGCAGGAAACCCGGGATGTTCTGGAAACCCGCAGTGCTCTGGCCGGCGCTAATCCCGAAGAAGGGCTTTTCATTGCCGTGGTGGACCTTAATCTGCCCGATGCGCCCGACGGCGAAGCTGCCGATGCCTGCATTGCCGCGGGGGTGCCCAGTGTGGTGCTTACGGCGTCTTTCGACGAAGGGGTGCGGGCACGGTTTTTTGACCGCAGTGTGGTGGATTATTTTCTCAAAGGCAGCGTCCGCGATATGGATCCCATGGTGGCGGCGCTGGTGCGGGTGTTCCGTAACCAGTGGGTGCGGGCTCTGGTGGTGGATGATTCGCGCACGGCACGGCATCAGATGGCGCACCTGCTTGAAGTGCAGCGCTTTCAGGTGCTTCAGGCCGAGAACGGTCGCGAGGCGCTGGAAATTATCGAAGCCGGTAACAACATCGGGCTGGTCATTACCGATGACAATATGCCCCGCATGACGGGGGTCGAGCTGGTCAGCGAACTGCGCCAGCGGTACAGACCGGACGAGATGGGGCTTATCGGGGTATCCGCTGCGGGGTCCGGCCCGCTCACCGCCCGTTTTTTAAAAAACGGTGCCAGCGATTTTCTGACAAAGCCGTTCGAAGTTGAAGAATTTTACTGGCGGGTGAATCAGACCATGGACAAGCTGGATATGATGCGTGAGCTGATGGCCTTCAGAAAAGGGCGGGCCTGA
- a CDS encoding transglycosylase SLT domain-containing protein, whose protein sequence is MKQSHTRMGKRLLAALSVTVLSILLSCSEREKQPVQPDNTLRVVAPHRERVSSALSPYGPGYEHELVMHFARQAGYDIEWIEASTMEDALQALAERRGDLIVGYGGDITAAPQTTTRHNDAPPPSPVVSGPAYGHYNPVLVHSTRRYGLRRGNEMCDTPVLVTADPELEEILEAKADTLECVPMTEASQDVYLTPILQSLDTNSARFAMLDNLGYSLWQPFYPGVRTAKVLTQKIPYRWFWRGDDARLNEAALSFWAQRENDSLLDDMQERYFGFLPEEVDRYDVALLRRALESKVPQYAQAIGNAAREQSIDPLLLIAVIYQESRFDADARSKTGVRGLMMVTQDTARLLGINRLDPEQSIRGGARYLRMLWDSLEDMELDPWNRWFFTLAAYNQGPGHLFDAIKLSRARGGTGRTWRELKEVYPLLAWERWYSRTKHGYCRGFEAVAYVENIRFYYYILNGLLTLARPETEDLGPLLSGLPPDWPVGAGT, encoded by the coding sequence ATGAAACAATCACATACACGCATGGGCAAGCGCCTGCTCGCCGCACTGTCAGTGACGGTGCTGAGCATCCTGCTCTCATGCTCCGAGCGCGAAAAGCAGCCCGTGCAGCCCGACAACACGCTGCGCGTGGTGGCCCCGCACAGGGAACGTGTTTCCAGCGCTCTGTCCCCTTACGGCCCGGGTTACGAACATGAACTTGTTATGCATTTTGCCCGCCAGGCCGGCTATGATATTGAATGGATCGAAGCTTCCACCATGGAAGACGCCCTGCAGGCGCTGGCCGAAAGACGCGGCGACCTCATTGTGGGATACGGCGGCGACATAACCGCCGCTCCGCAGACAACAACCCGCCACAACGACGCGCCGCCGCCGTCACCCGTGGTGTCCGGCCCGGCGTACGGCCATTACAACCCGGTGCTGGTGCACAGCACGCGCCGCTACGGCCTGCGCCGCGGCAATGAAATGTGCGACACTCCGGTACTGGTCACCGCAGACCCCGAACTGGAAGAAATACTGGAAGCCAAGGCCGACACGCTGGAATGCGTGCCCATGACCGAGGCTTCACAAGACGTCTACCTGACGCCGATTCTCCAGTCGCTCGACACCAACAGCGCCCGGTTCGCCATGCTGGACAATCTGGGGTACAGCCTGTGGCAGCCATTTTACCCCGGTGTGCGCACCGCCAAGGTGCTCACCCAGAAAATACCATACCGCTGGTTCTGGCGCGGCGACGACGCGCGTCTCAACGAGGCTGCGCTGTCTTTCTGGGCCCAGCGCGAAAACGACTCTCTGCTGGACGACATGCAGGAGCGGTATTTCGGCTTTCTGCCGGAAGAGGTGGACCGCTATGACGTGGCACTGCTGCGCCGCGCTCTGGAAAGCAAAGTACCGCAGTATGCACAGGCCATCGGCAACGCTGCCAGAGAACAGAGCATCGATCCGCTGCTGCTCATCGCCGTCATCTATCAGGAATCACGCTTTGACGCCGACGCACGCAGCAAAACAGGTGTGCGCGGCCTGATGATGGTAACGCAGGACACCGCCCGGCTGCTGGGCATCAACCGCCTTGACCCGGAGCAGTCCATACGGGGCGGCGCCCGCTACCTGCGCATGCTGTGGGATTCGCTGGAAGACATGGAGCTTGACCCCTGGAACCGCTGGTTTTTCACACTGGCGGCATACAATCAGGGGCCCGGCCATCTGTTCGACGCCATCAAGCTCAGCCGCGCCCGCGGCGGCACCGGCCGCACGTGGCGCGAACTGAAAGAGGTATATCCTCTGCTTGCATGGGAACGCTGGTACAGCCGCACCAAGCACGGCTACTGTCGCGGGTTCGAGGCGGTAGCCTATGTGGAGAACATCCGCTTCTACTATTACATCCTCAACGGATTACTCACTCTCGCGCGGCCTGAAACTGAGGATCTTGGCCCTCTTCTGAGCGGGCTGCCCCCCGACTGGCCCGTCGGCGCCGGAACGTGA
- a CDS encoding FAD-binding oxidoreductase, which translates to MTCTTTPDLDRIAEELTAILGPQGVLTAPGEPYDRDSSPFTAAPDIVALPETTEQVSRIVRLASRLGFALIPRGAGTGTAGGCLPLSGGVVISLERMKRIITLDTRSLYAHVEAGVITGELRDAAAGQGLFFPPDPASLDTSTIGGNVATNAGGPACVKYGVMRDYVLGVEAVMPDGEVIQAGVRTRKGVVGYDMAHLLTGSEGTLGIITSVYLKLIPLPPATVGLAAVFPSLPDAMRTVAAVLGRGHLPSAIEFLDHKCLGLVGDKLPFSVEDKSASLLIIELDGRTEAITPEIDMVAAICTEHGATHLMPGGTRKERDTIWNVRREVSTRIREHAARSFSEDVVVPIGSIASFIAEVPDFENRFGLDIFAFGHAGDGNIHLILTVPRAARPDTQAPRLEDGIEAVARRVLELGGTISGEHGVGEAKKHLLPLEIAPASLRLQRGIKQLFDPCNIMNPGKVFP; encoded by the coding sequence ATGACCTGCACCACCACACCCGACCTTGACCGCATTGCTGAAGAGCTTACAGCCATTCTGGGGCCGCAGGGCGTACTGACCGCCCCCGGAGAACCCTATGACCGCGATTCTTCGCCTTTCACAGCCGCACCGGACATCGTGGCACTGCCCGAAACGACCGAACAGGTCAGCCGCATAGTCCGGCTTGCCAGCCGGCTCGGTTTTGCCCTCATTCCCCGCGGGGCGGGCACCGGCACCGCCGGCGGCTGCCTGCCGCTGAGCGGCGGAGTTGTGATATCGCTGGAACGCATGAAGCGCATCATCACGCTGGATACCCGAAGCCTGTACGCTCACGTGGAAGCCGGAGTGATTACCGGAGAGCTGCGCGATGCCGCAGCCGGACAGGGACTGTTTTTTCCGCCTGATCCGGCAAGTCTGGACACCTCGACCATAGGCGGCAACGTGGCCACCAATGCCGGCGGCCCCGCCTGCGTCAAATACGGTGTCATGCGCGACTATGTGCTGGGTGTCGAAGCCGTCATGCCCGACGGCGAAGTGATACAGGCGGGAGTACGCACGCGCAAAGGCGTTGTGGGCTACGACATGGCGCATCTGCTTACAGGGTCGGAAGGCACGCTGGGTATCATCACCTCCGTGTATCTGAAGCTCATCCCGCTGCCTCCCGCCACGGTGGGGCTGGCAGCCGTGTTCCCTTCGCTGCCCGATGCCATGCGCACAGTGGCCGCCGTGCTGGGACGCGGGCACCTGCCCAGCGCCATTGAATTTCTGGACCATAAATGTCTGGGGCTTGTGGGTGACAAGCTGCCCTTTTCCGTGGAAGACAAATCCGCCTCGCTGCTGATCATCGAACTGGACGGACGGACGGAAGCCATCACACCGGAAATCGACATGGTGGCGGCCATATGTACCGAGCACGGCGCCACGCACCTGATGCCCGGCGGCACAAGGAAGGAACGCGACACCATCTGGAACGTACGCCGCGAAGTTTCCACACGCATACGCGAACATGCGGCACGGTCCTTCTCGGAAGATGTGGTAGTGCCCATCGGCAGCATAGCCTCATTCATTGCCGAGGTTCCCGACTTTGAAAACCGGTTCGGGCTGGATATATTCGCCTTCGGCCATGCGGGCGACGGAAACATCCACCTTATTCTCACCGTGCCCCGCGCGGCACGGCCGGACACGCAGGCACCGCGTCTTGAAGACGGCATAGAAGCCGTTGCCCGCCGCGTACTTGAACTGGGCGGCACCATTTCCGGCGAACACGGTGTGGGCGAAGCCAAAAAACACCTGCTGCCGCTGGAAATAGCACCGGCGTCACTGCGGCTGCAGCGCGGCATCAAACAGCTGTTCGACCCCTGCAACATCATGAATCCGGGCAAGGTCTTTCCCTAG
- a CDS encoding amino acid ABC transporter ATP-binding protein — protein sequence MTAAKSPILRVENVCKQLGGKEILKSVTLSVNKGELKVLIGPSGAGKSTLLQCINYLIPPDSGDVYLENRKVELHRKAELYELRQQVGMIFQDFNLFDHLTAADNVSIALRKVKGMSRKDAAARAMQELERVGLVERASLYPAELSGGQKQRVAIARALAMDPKVILLDEPTSALDPELVGEVLTVIRDLARGGMTMIMATHQMDFAQALAHEILFMQDGAIIEQGTPAELLAEGANTRTQDFCSRLSNLCEELC from the coding sequence ATGACAGCAGCCAAAAGCCCCATCCTGCGTGTGGAAAACGTCTGTAAGCAGCTTGGCGGCAAAGAAATACTCAAATCTGTCACCCTTTCCGTCAACAAGGGTGAACTCAAGGTGCTTATCGGCCCTTCCGGCGCAGGCAAATCCACCCTGCTGCAGTGTATCAACTATCTCATTCCGCCGGACAGCGGTGATGTGTATCTGGAAAACCGCAAGGTGGAACTGCACCGCAAGGCCGAGCTGTATGAACTGCGCCAGCAGGTAGGCATGATTTTTCAGGATTTCAACCTGTTTGACCACCTGACCGCTGCGGACAACGTTTCCATTGCACTGCGCAAGGTCAAGGGCATGAGCCGTAAGGACGCCGCCGCAAGGGCCATGCAGGAACTGGAACGTGTGGGGCTGGTCGAGCGCGCATCACTGTACCCTGCCGAGCTTTCCGGCGGGCAGAAGCAGCGTGTGGCCATAGCCCGCGCGCTGGCCATGGATCCCAAGGTCATCCTGCTGGACGAGCCCACTTCGGCACTGGACCCCGAACTGGTGGGCGAAGTGCTCACCGTTATCCGCGATCTGGCGCGCGGCGGCATGACCATGATCATGGCCACACACCAGATGGATTTTGCACAGGCTCTGGCACACGAAATCCTCTTCATGCAGGACGGTGCCATCATTGAGCAGGGAACCCCGGCGGAACTGCTGGCCGAAGGCGCCAACACACGCACGCAGGATTTCTGCAGCAGGCTTTCCAACCTGTGCGAGGAGCTGTGCTAG
- a CDS encoding response regulator, with product MMNDMEALYAAQTVLIIEDSPVQSKIIRNQIMALSQFDTLAAYTLEEARALLTTHKERIFVAVIDLNLPDAPNGEGVDLCLDFGVPTVVLTATFNEDIRRRFIERNVADFFFKGTIQDMDPMVRSLERLFKNQFVKALVVEDSRMSRAHLRHLLEVQRFQVLEAADGLEAVDRLAENPDIGLIITDYNMPNMDGFELVKTVRARYKVDRIAIVGVSAAGSGSLTAQFLKNGANDFLTKPFEVEEFYWRVNQTVSVLEVMKDLRTCQDTLPEG from the coding sequence ATGATGAATGATATGGAAGCTCTTTATGCGGCCCAGACGGTGCTTATCATTGAAGACAGCCCCGTTCAGTCAAAAATAATCCGCAACCAGATAATGGCGCTCAGCCAGTTTGACACGCTGGCTGCATATACGCTGGAAGAAGCCAGAGCCCTGCTGACCACCCACAAAGAGCGTATTTTCGTGGCGGTCATAGACCTGAATCTGCCCGACGCCCCCAACGGCGAGGGCGTGGATCTGTGCCTTGATTTCGGGGTGCCCACCGTGGTGCTTACCGCCACCTTCAACGAGGATATCCGCAGACGGTTCATCGAGCGCAACGTGGCCGATTTCTTTTTCAAGGGCACCATTCAGGATATGGACCCCATGGTCCGCAGTCTGGAGCGGCTTTTTAAAAACCAGTTTGTCAAAGCCCTTGTGGTCGAAGATTCGCGCATGTCTCGTGCCCACCTGCGCCATCTGCTCGAAGTGCAGCGCTTTCAGGTGCTGGAAGCCGCCGACGGGCTGGAAGCCGTGGACAGGCTGGCGGAAAATCCTGACATCGGTCTGATAATCACCGACTACAACATGCCCAACATGGACGGCTTTGAACTGGTGAAGACCGTGCGTGCCCGCTACAAGGTCGACCGTATCGCCATAGTGGGCGTTTCCGCCGCGGGGTCAGGTTCGCTGACGGCGCAGTTTCTGAAAAACGGCGCCAACGATTTTCTGACCAAGCCGTTTGAGGTGGAGGAATTTTACTGGCGCGTTAACCAGACCGTAAGCGTGCTGGAAGTGATGAAAGACCTGCGGACCTGTCAGGATACCCTGCCGGAGGGATAA
- a CDS encoding adenylosuccinate synthase: MSNVVIMGAQWGDEGKGKIVDLLSREIDVIVRFQGGNNAGHTVIVGDKSYILHLIPSGILHEGKTCLIGNGVVLDPVVFWKEVEALAERGIDVGPQRLMISRKAHVIMPYHKALDVAREDFKNKESRIGTTGRGIGPCYEDKMSRIGVRAGDLADPALLRSKIEAALVEKNALFTALYGREAMSVDAVFDEVMAVGGRLVPYLTDVSSVIEDAWANDSGVMFEGAQGTHLDIDHGTYPFVTSSNTVAGNAAAGSGIPASRLDRVVAIVKAYTTRVGAGPFPTELDDEAGNHMQSVGHEFGATTGRKRRCGWLDCALLRESVRLNGPTDIALTKLDVMSGLKELKICVAYEYNGQRLQHPPQEQNGLAHVTPVYETMPGWDDDITAAKTWEDLPEAARNYICRIEELLGVPVSMISVGPERDQTLNRK; this comes from the coding sequence ATGTCAAACGTGGTAATCATGGGAGCACAGTGGGGCGACGAAGGAAAAGGTAAGATCGTCGACCTGCTTTCCCGGGAAATAGACGTCATCGTCCGCTTCCAGGGCGGAAACAACGCGGGCCACACCGTTATTGTGGGTGACAAGTCCTACATACTGCACCTTATTCCCTCCGGCATTCTGCACGAAGGCAAAACGTGCCTTATCGGCAACGGAGTGGTGCTGGACCCCGTGGTGTTCTGGAAGGAAGTGGAAGCCCTTGCAGAGCGTGGTATCGACGTGGGCCCCCAGAGGCTCATGATCAGCCGCAAGGCCCATGTGATCATGCCTTATCACAAGGCGCTTGATGTCGCCCGTGAGGACTTTAAAAACAAAGAAAGCAGGATCGGCACCACAGGCCGTGGCATTGGTCCCTGCTACGAAGATAAAATGTCGCGCATCGGCGTGCGTGCCGGCGATCTGGCCGACCCCGCACTGCTGCGCTCGAAGATAGAAGCCGCTCTGGTGGAAAAGAACGCCCTGTTCACGGCATTGTACGGGCGCGAAGCCATGTCCGTGGATGCGGTGTTTGACGAAGTGATGGCCGTGGGCGGCCGTCTGGTGCCGTATCTGACCGATGTGTCTTCGGTTATCGAAGATGCATGGGCAAATGATTCCGGCGTCATGTTCGAGGGCGCGCAGGGAACGCATCTGGATATCGACCACGGTACATATCCTTTTGTGACCTCTTCCAACACCGTGGCCGGCAACGCCGCCGCGGGCAGCGGTATTCCCGCTTCGCGTCTGGACCGTGTGGTGGCCATAGTAAAAGCGTACACCACCCGTGTGGGCGCAGGCCCCTTCCCCACCGAGCTTGATGACGAAGCCGGCAACCACATGCAGAGCGTGGGGCACGAATTCGGCGCCACCACCGGCCGCAAGCGTCGCTGCGGGTGGCTGGACTGCGCCCTGCTGCGCGAATCGGTGCGCCTGAACGGTCCCACCGACATAGCTCTGACCAAGCTGGATGTCATGAGCGGGCTGAAGGAACTGAAAATCTGTGTGGCTTACGAATACAACGGCCAGCGTCTGCAGCACCCGCCGCAGGAACAGAACGGCCTTGCCCATGTGACACCGGTATATGAAACCATGCCCGGATGGGATGACGACATAACCGCAGCCAAAACATGGGAAGACCTGCCCGAGGCCGCCCGTAATTATATCTGCCGTATCGAAGAGCTGCTGGGCGTGCCTGTGTCCATGATTTCCGTGGGCCCCGAACGCGACCAGACGCTCAACAGGAAATAA
- a CDS encoding DUF4911 domain-containing protein encodes MPPLPPPRFSRRLYVHVAPADVGMFRFLLEAQDNLGYMSVINKFDGVLQVVFSPHQEREMRDFLQGMQQTIAFTISEPPACGPIAAHPAPQDAQADPRTR; translated from the coding sequence ATGCCCCCGCTGCCGCCCCCGCGGTTTTCCCGCCGGCTGTACGTGCATGTGGCGCCGGCGGATGTCGGCATGTTCCGGTTTCTGCTCGAAGCGCAGGACAATCTGGGCTACATGAGCGTCATCAACAAGTTTGACGGCGTGCTGCAGGTGGTCTTTTCGCCCCATCAGGAACGCGAAATGCGCGATTTTCTGCAGGGCATGCAGCAGACAATCGCCTTTACCATCAGCGAACCGCCCGCCTGCGGTCCCATTGCAGCACACCCTGCCCCGCAGGATGCGCAGGCCGACCCGCGCACCCGGTAA
- a CDS encoding deoxyribodipyrimidine photo-lyase: protein MHSGRLSYSTVPPQEARGHAAGAPVLYWMHREMRARDNWALLHAQQCAAADGAPLAVVFCLVPQFIDAGLRHFHFMLQGLEETARILEELGIPLFLLRGTPPEEVVRFAQAHGASRVVTDFDTLRIKRQWIRSAVEAARQLDIAVDVVDSRNVVPCLRASDKREYAARTIRPKIHRLLDEYLDPLPALQPAAVPWKGAYQRPDWQAALDSLQADASVQPAGWLPPGENAALAELTAFIRVRMHRYAAERNNPLMPVLSHLSPYLHFGMLSAQRAVLEVMQAQGTTAGGTYGEGAAAFVEELVVRRELADNFCWYEPSYDSVEAFPDWALKTLDRHRADRRPYLYDEQQLEKARTHDPLWNAAQQEIVLTGKMHGYMRMYWAKKILEWTESPEEALRIVIRQNDRWSLDGRDSNGYAGAAWSVGGVHDRPWREREVFGTIRFMSYNGARSKFDVDGYVAAVAALENHPVPAPVSRGGGRRKPAQGLLL, encoded by the coding sequence ATGCACTCTGGACGTCTGAGTTACAGCACGGTACCGCCGCAAGAAGCCCGCGGACATGCCGCGGGAGCGCCGGTTCTGTACTGGATGCACCGCGAGATGCGCGCCCGTGACAACTGGGCGCTGCTGCATGCGCAGCAGTGCGCCGCGGCCGACGGAGCGCCTCTGGCCGTGGTGTTCTGCCTTGTGCCGCAGTTTATCGATGCCGGACTGCGGCATTTCCATTTTATGCTGCAGGGGCTGGAAGAAACTGCCCGTATTCTGGAAGAGCTGGGCATTCCGCTGTTTCTTCTGCGCGGTACGCCGCCGGAGGAGGTTGTCCGCTTTGCACAGGCGCACGGCGCGTCACGCGTGGTGACCGATTTTGACACGCTGCGCATCAAGCGGCAGTGGATACGCAGCGCGGTGGAAGCCGCCAGACAGCTGGACATAGCCGTGGATGTGGTGGACAGCCGCAATGTGGTGCCCTGCCTGCGTGCTTCTGACAAACGCGAATACGCGGCCCGTACCATACGCCCTAAAATTCACCGCCTGCTTGATGAATACCTTGATCCGCTGCCTGCCCTGCAGCCCGCAGCCGTGCCGTGGAAAGGCGCGTATCAGCGTCCGGACTGGCAGGCGGCGCTGGACAGTCTGCAGGCCGATGCATCAGTGCAGCCGGCGGGCTGGCTGCCCCCCGGAGAGAACGCGGCACTGGCCGAACTGACGGCGTTCATCAGGGTGCGTATGCACCGTTATGCCGCCGAACGGAATAATCCGCTCATGCCGGTGCTTTCGCATCTGTCACCATATCTGCATTTCGGCATGCTGTCGGCTCAGCGCGCGGTGCTGGAGGTTATGCAGGCACAGGGGACTACTGCCGGAGGCACGTACGGCGAAGGGGCCGCTGCCTTTGTGGAAGAACTTGTGGTGCGGCGTGAGCTGGCGGATAATTTCTGCTGGTATGAACCGTCCTACGACAGCGTGGAAGCTTTTCCCGACTGGGCGCTGAAGACGCTGGACAGACACCGCGCAGACCGCCGCCCGTATCTGTACGATGAGCAGCAGCTGGAAAAGGCCCGCACCCATGACCCGCTGTGGAATGCGGCGCAGCAGGAAATAGTGCTTACCGGCAAGATGCACGGGTACATGCGCATGTACTGGGCCAAAAAAATTCTTGAATGGACCGAGTCGCCTGAAGAGGCGCTGCGCATTGTCATCCGCCAGAACGACCGCTGGTCGCTGGACGGGCGTGACTCCAACGGATACGCAGGCGCGGCGTGGTCTGTGGGCGGGGTGCACGACAGGCCGTGGCGCGAACGCGAAGTGTTTGGCACCATCCGTTTCATGAGCTATAACGGAGCACGGTCCAAATTTGATGTGGACGGTTATGTGGCCGCTGTGGCGGCGCTTGAAAATCATCCTGTTCCGGCACCCGTCTCCCGCGGGGGCGGCCGGCGGAAACCGGCACAGGGCCTGCTGCTGTAG
- a CDS encoding amino acid ABC transporter permease, with product MLDSFYTDQLFPALNRGLLMSFLLIVPSALLGQLTGIAVGTLRVFGSAPVKKIMNAYTAVFRGVPLMVQLFVLYFGLPNVGIYLEPYTAALAGFVLCSGAYNSEYVRGALLSIRQGQIKAAQALGMSKFKTIFWIVIPQAFRRALPGCGNEVIYLIKYSSLAYIITCIELTGEARAVATKTFRFTEAFMVVGMYYLALVTVATWILDKLEQRLYIPGFGRSKK from the coding sequence GTGCTGGACAGCTTTTATACCGACCAGCTGTTTCCCGCGCTGAACAGAGGTCTGCTGATGAGCTTTCTGCTCATTGTGCCTTCCGCGCTGCTGGGACAGCTTACCGGCATAGCCGTTGGTACGCTGCGTGTCTTCGGGTCCGCGCCGGTTAAAAAAATAATGAATGCCTACACGGCGGTATTCCGCGGTGTTCCGCTGATGGTACAACTTTTTGTGCTGTATTTCGGCCTGCCCAACGTGGGCATTTATCTTGAACCGTACACAGCCGCGCTGGCAGGCTTTGTGCTGTGCAGCGGTGCGTACAATTCGGAATATGTGCGCGGCGCCCTGCTTTCCATCAGACAGGGCCAGATAAAAGCCGCTCAGGCTCTGGGCATGAGCAAATTCAAAACCATTTTCTGGATCGTCATTCCACAGGCGTTCCGCCGCGCCCTGCCCGGCTGCGGCAACGAGGTGATCTACCTCATCAAATACTCCTCGCTGGCGTACATCATCACCTGCATTGAACTGACCGGCGAAGCGCGTGCCGTGGCCACCAAGACCTTCCGCTTCACCGAAGCGTTCATGGTGGTCGGCATGTACTATCTGGCACTGGTGACCGTTGCCACGTGGATACTGGACAAGCTTGAGCAGCGTCTGTACATCCCCGGTTTCGGACGCAGCAAAAAATAA